The following are encoded together in the Kribbella sp. CA-293567 genome:
- a CDS encoding YciI family protein produces MLLIYSNPESWAGLSAAQREGLARSHEELSRELTEQGMLVSAAGLADPITTRTVSVRDDTRTTTDGPYAEAKEHLAGFYLVECDDIDQAIEYAARIPDAKYLAVEVRPVMDNSGLEM; encoded by the coding sequence ATGCTGCTGATCTACAGCAACCCGGAGAGCTGGGCCGGACTGTCGGCCGCGCAGCGCGAGGGCCTGGCCCGGTCACACGAAGAACTGAGCCGTGAGCTCACCGAGCAGGGCATGCTGGTCAGCGCCGCCGGCCTGGCCGATCCGATCACCACCAGGACGGTCTCGGTCCGCGACGACACCCGGACCACCACCGACGGCCCGTACGCCGAGGCGAAGGAGCACCTGGCCGGCTTCTACCTGGTCGAGTGCGACGACATCGACCAGGCGATCGAGTACGCGGCCCGGATCCCGGACGCGAAGTACCTGGCGGTGGAGGTGCGACCCGTGATGGACAACTCCGGGCTGGAGATGTGA
- a CDS encoding class I SAM-dependent methyltransferase → MTADPYGDERLVGLYDGDNGSGDDHEYFLGLAAELGATKIVDLGCGTGLLTRAFAAPGRVVIGIDPSATMLGYAQRQPGADAVTWVDGDASAIERTGDADLAVSTGNTMMHISPNDLPWVLDALAAVLRPGGVLSFESRNPAARAWEQWTPEATYCERDTPAGHLREWMEVSEVDDGRVVFDAHNVFEDGSDAVYTTTLYFRTAEALTTALHQAGFTDIHIHAGWHQQPVAEDTRLFVFRAVLASAMRAVDR, encoded by the coding sequence GTGACTGCAGATCCGTACGGCGATGAGCGGCTGGTCGGTTTGTACGACGGCGACAACGGAAGCGGTGACGATCACGAGTACTTTCTCGGCCTTGCCGCCGAGCTGGGCGCCACGAAGATCGTCGATCTCGGCTGCGGAACCGGCCTGCTGACCAGAGCGTTCGCTGCTCCGGGACGAGTGGTCATCGGCATCGATCCGAGCGCGACGATGCTGGGGTACGCGCAGCGGCAGCCGGGCGCTGACGCCGTCACCTGGGTGGACGGCGACGCCAGCGCGATCGAGCGCACCGGCGATGCGGATCTGGCGGTCAGCACCGGGAACACGATGATGCACATCAGCCCCAACGATCTCCCCTGGGTTCTCGACGCGCTGGCCGCAGTACTGCGCCCCGGCGGAGTCCTCAGCTTCGAGAGCCGCAACCCCGCCGCGCGCGCCTGGGAACAGTGGACCCCGGAGGCGACGTACTGCGAACGCGATACACCGGCCGGTCACCTCCGCGAGTGGATGGAGGTCTCGGAGGTAGACGATGGGCGGGTGGTCTTCGACGCCCACAACGTCTTCGAGGACGGCAGCGATGCCGTCTACACCACCACTCTCTACTTCCGTACGGCGGAAGCGCTCACCACCGCCCTGCACCAAGCCGGCTTCACCGACATCCATATCCACGCCGGCTGGCACCAACAGCCAGTAGCCGAAGACACCCGCCTCTTCGTGTTTCGCGCAGTACTAGCATCCGCCATGAGGGCAGTGGATCGGTGA
- a CDS encoding YciI family protein codes for MKYLVLIYGDDSWTGSAADLLAVRELTAYKGELAASGELASSEGLTLPGEGRVVRIRDGVRVVTDGPFGEAKEQLAGFFLVDVTDDERAQQIAGRVSAIVGDRVELRETVLST; via the coding sequence ATGAAGTACCTGGTACTGATCTATGGCGACGACAGCTGGACCGGCTCCGCGGCCGACCTGCTGGCGGTTCGCGAACTGACGGCGTACAAGGGCGAGCTGGCCGCGAGCGGCGAGCTGGCCAGTTCCGAAGGACTCACCCTGCCCGGCGAGGGGCGCGTGGTGCGGATCCGCGACGGCGTCCGGGTGGTCACCGACGGTCCGTTCGGCGAGGCGAAGGAGCAACTCGCGGGCTTCTTCCTGGTCGACGTGACCGACGACGAGCGGGCTCAACAGATCGCCGGCCGGGTCTCGGCCATCGTCGGCGACCGGGTCGAACTCCGCGAGACGGTCCTCAGCACCTGA
- a CDS encoding phosphotransferase family protein — protein sequence MTDLSQLGTPIGPMIRVRGGFANRLYRLDTDQGSFAVKELNLVDRRQTYLVEDVFRFERAAFAAGIPMPEPISADEHTLVHRWVEGETVPEAPVPAAYAFEVGEILARIHALDVEWTHGPIEELAPRDWPELAERAAATGQPWADELASQVETFLAIACFVDTCERPGPVVLTHRDIQPWNLLAQEGRPVVLDWELSGLLDLAGELGSTALSLAKGPGFDDIEPASFRSVLDGYVAGGGTLPPSGPSWFVFLIGGWLGFTRWNILRRLAGVEATTGPDLALSQESARNGVRGLPDLFARLAELETLLP from the coding sequence ATGACCGATCTGTCGCAGTTGGGTACGCCGATCGGGCCGATGATTCGCGTGCGCGGCGGGTTCGCCAACCGGCTGTACCGGCTCGACACCGATCAGGGTTCCTTCGCGGTGAAGGAACTCAACCTCGTCGACCGCCGCCAGACCTACCTGGTCGAGGACGTGTTCAGGTTCGAGCGAGCGGCCTTCGCCGCCGGCATCCCGATGCCGGAACCGATCTCGGCCGACGAGCACACGCTCGTCCATCGGTGGGTGGAAGGCGAGACGGTGCCCGAAGCGCCGGTGCCGGCGGCGTACGCGTTCGAGGTCGGGGAGATCCTCGCGCGCATCCACGCCCTCGACGTCGAGTGGACCCACGGGCCGATCGAGGAACTCGCGCCGCGAGACTGGCCGGAGCTCGCCGAGCGGGCGGCGGCGACCGGGCAGCCGTGGGCCGACGAACTCGCCTCGCAGGTGGAGACGTTCCTCGCGATCGCTTGTTTTGTTGACACCTGCGAACGACCAGGCCCTGTCGTGCTGACCCATCGGGACATCCAGCCATGGAACCTGCTCGCCCAAGAAGGCCGGCCGGTGGTGCTCGACTGGGAACTCTCGGGGTTGCTCGACCTGGCCGGTGAACTCGGCTCGACCGCGCTGAGCCTCGCGAAAGGACCTGGCTTCGACGACATCGAGCCCGCCAGCTTCCGCTCGGTTCTCGACGGCTACGTCGCCGGCGGCGGGACGCTGCCACCATCGGGTCCGAGCTGGTTCGTGTTCCTGATCGGCGGCTGGCTGGGGTTCACGAGGTGGAACATCCTCCGCCGCCTTGCCGGTGTCGAGGCAACCACCGGCCCTGACCTCGCGCTGTCGCAGGAGTCGGCGCGCAACGGCGTACGCGGGCTGCCGGATCTGTTCGCCCGGCTAGCGGAACTCGAGACGCTGCTCCCCTGA
- a CDS encoding enoyl-CoA hydratase/isomerase family protein, giving the protein MEDLGFGVRTGAVAHLVIDRVPKRNALTRAMWEALPGVLAELAADPAVKVLLVTGAGPSFSAGADIGELVSGSDPADPMAELRAHNLRAQAALREFPKPTVAVIRGHCIGGGLEIAVNCDFRFAASGSTYGVTPARIGVVYPPAAIKVLLDLVGPATTKYLLFSGELLTADQAYAKGLVDRVVPEDELDAAAAGFAATLLSRSQLTIRSAKETVNALLAGTDADQLAFERYRETIANGELVEGIAAFHGKRAPRFPWHD; this is encoded by the coding sequence ATGGAAGATCTCGGGTTCGGCGTCCGGACGGGTGCGGTGGCACACCTCGTGATCGATCGAGTACCCAAGCGCAACGCGCTCACTCGGGCGATGTGGGAGGCGCTGCCGGGCGTGCTGGCGGAGTTGGCCGCGGACCCTGCGGTGAAGGTTCTCCTCGTCACCGGAGCCGGACCGAGCTTCTCGGCAGGCGCCGACATCGGCGAACTGGTCTCCGGCAGCGACCCGGCCGACCCGATGGCCGAGCTCAGGGCGCACAACCTGCGGGCCCAGGCAGCGCTGCGCGAGTTCCCGAAGCCGACCGTCGCGGTGATCCGGGGACACTGCATCGGCGGTGGGCTCGAGATCGCCGTCAACTGCGACTTCCGGTTCGCGGCGAGCGGTTCGACGTACGGGGTGACGCCCGCCCGGATCGGAGTGGTCTACCCGCCGGCCGCGATCAAGGTGCTGCTCGACCTGGTCGGACCAGCGACCACGAAGTACCTGCTGTTCAGCGGTGAGCTGCTGACTGCCGACCAGGCCTACGCGAAGGGCCTGGTCGACCGGGTCGTTCCCGAGGACGAACTCGACGCCGCAGCGGCCGGCTTCGCCGCGACTCTGCTGTCGCGTTCCCAGCTGACGATCCGCTCGGCCAAGGAGACCGTCAACGCGCTTCTCGCCGGCACGGACGCAGATCAGCTCGCGTTCGAGCGCTACCGGGAGACGATCGCCAACGGTGAACTGGTCGAGGGCATCGCCGCGTTCCACGGCAAGCGCGCGCCGCGGTTCCCCTGGCACGACTGA
- a CDS encoding LysR family transcriptional regulator, which produces MGDVELRHLRALAAIAEEGTFGRAAARLGYTQSSVSQQIAALEQAVGGAVFDRPGGPRPVRITPLGEVVLAHGRDLLAKSEALTDAVDRLHAGSGRIDIGTFQSVSNLILPAVVRQLLDEHPGCDIRLSEVQPEDPELGDLDLLFHDGRIEGNVEHVKLLDEPYLLVAGAGTFPAGPVGVELLDDAPMVAWPPTYHQKWLERSLAGFGARPRIVFRTTGHETILSMVRAGIGSAVLPWLALHGSDAAADERLSIHPLQPSPAREMYLHWPADRTPSPLAARAIDIAVQAANELADQLSTRRSPGR; this is translated from the coding sequence GTGGGCGACGTCGAGCTGCGCCATCTGCGAGCCCTGGCCGCCATCGCCGAAGAGGGAACCTTCGGGCGAGCGGCCGCACGGCTCGGCTATACCCAGTCGTCGGTGAGCCAGCAGATCGCCGCGCTCGAGCAGGCCGTCGGCGGCGCCGTCTTCGATCGCCCGGGAGGACCCAGGCCGGTACGGATCACGCCCCTCGGCGAGGTGGTCCTGGCTCACGGCCGAGATCTTCTGGCGAAGTCGGAGGCGTTGACCGATGCCGTCGACCGCCTCCACGCGGGCAGCGGCCGGATCGACATCGGCACCTTCCAGAGTGTCTCCAACCTGATCCTGCCGGCCGTCGTACGCCAGTTGCTGGACGAGCATCCCGGGTGCGACATCAGGCTGTCGGAGGTGCAGCCGGAGGATCCGGAGCTCGGAGATCTCGACCTGTTGTTCCATGACGGCCGGATCGAAGGCAACGTCGAGCATGTCAAGCTGCTCGACGAGCCCTACCTGCTGGTGGCCGGTGCCGGAACCTTCCCCGCCGGTCCGGTAGGAGTCGAGCTGCTCGATGATGCCCCGATGGTCGCCTGGCCGCCCACCTATCACCAGAAGTGGCTGGAGCGATCCCTGGCGGGCTTCGGCGCCCGGCCGCGGATCGTCTTCAGAACCACCGGCCACGAAACCATCCTGTCGATGGTGCGGGCGGGCATCGGCTCCGCCGTACTGCCGTGGCTCGCGCTGCACGGATCGGATGCCGCGGCCGACGAGCGGCTCAGCATCCACCCGCTGCAACCATCGCCTGCCCGCGAGATGTACCTGCACTGGCCCGCCGACCGCACCCCATCGCCACTCGCGGCCCGAGCCATCGACATCGCCGTCCAGGCTGCGAACGAGCTGGCTGACCAGCTCTCAACTCGGCGCAGTCCGGGACGATGA
- a CDS encoding SH3 domain-containing protein produces the protein MIGPGIVKVAIPGAAVALLATGSAVAFPDETPQQNVPTASSPLQLKREAPTSRDALRPPLDLTLTQAPKPKAKATPVAKHLKKQAPIPRPTSIKTRAAESAKTVLPPKITGSKYTTTDVNLWSAPVSGSLLTVLEKGTKVSVTGKIQGAFAEVVNDGVSRWVKAQYLAATKPVDKPATEGSSSQAPCKSGSSVEDGLTPDAIRVHRAICNLFPSVTSYGGLRSGDSGSEHSSGRGLDIMVTGQTGQEIADWLRANRKAMGVSELIWEQKIWTVERSSEGWRSMEDRGGDTANHVDHVHVSVYGNSGTA, from the coding sequence GTGATCGGCCCCGGCATCGTGAAGGTCGCGATCCCCGGCGCCGCGGTGGCACTGCTCGCCACCGGCTCCGCGGTCGCGTTTCCCGACGAGACCCCGCAGCAGAACGTTCCTACCGCCAGCTCGCCCCTGCAGCTGAAGCGTGAGGCACCGACCAGCCGGGACGCCCTTCGTCCCCCGCTCGATCTGACCCTGACCCAGGCGCCGAAGCCGAAGGCGAAGGCCACGCCGGTCGCGAAGCACCTCAAGAAGCAGGCTCCGATCCCGCGCCCGACGTCGATCAAGACGCGCGCCGCCGAGAGCGCCAAGACGGTCCTGCCGCCGAAGATCACCGGCAGCAAGTACACGACCACCGATGTGAACCTCTGGTCCGCGCCGGTCAGCGGCTCGCTGCTGACCGTCCTGGAAAAGGGCACCAAGGTCTCGGTCACCGGCAAGATCCAGGGCGCGTTCGCCGAGGTCGTCAACGACGGCGTCTCGCGCTGGGTCAAGGCGCAGTACCTGGCCGCGACCAAGCCGGTCGACAAGCCGGCCACCGAAGGCAGCTCGTCACAGGCGCCCTGCAAGTCCGGCTCCAGCGTCGAGGACGGCCTGACCCCGGACGCGATCCGGGTGCACCGCGCGATCTGCAACCTGTTCCCGTCCGTCACGTCGTACGGCGGTCTGCGCAGCGGCGACAGCGGCAGCGAGCACTCCAGCGGCCGTGGGCTCGACATCATGGTCACCGGCCAGACCGGCCAGGAGATCGCCGACTGGCTCCGGGCCAACCGCAAGGCCATGGGCGTCAGCGAACTGATCTGGGAGCAGAAGATCTGGACGGTCGAGCGCAGCAGCGAAGGCTGGCGCTCGATGGAGGACCGTGGCGGCGACACGGCCAACCACGTGGACCACGTGCACGTCAGCGTGTACGGCAACTCCGGTACCGCCTGA
- a CDS encoding GlxA family transcriptional regulator: protein MQRPHQVVVLVLDGALPLDVGIPAEVFHPDSGFPYEVSACGVTAGTVPSHGGFGYAVPRGLDGLTDADTIVVPGYAPAGRPIPVEVREALRSAASRGTRIASICYGAFALADAGLLDGLRATTHWDAAEQLAERHPQITVEPNVLFVDEGSILTSAGAAAGLDLCLHIVRCDLGVSAANEIARGLVTAPYRTGGQAQYLPKASSAAHGETLAATREWAMSRLGQPLTIAGLAAHAQMSPRTFLRRFAEETGSTPLQWILRARVDTARELLESTRLSVDRIAEQVGLGTGSNLRLHFRRLLDVSPSEYRATFSGRS, encoded by the coding sequence ATGCAGCGACCGCATCAGGTGGTGGTCCTCGTGCTCGACGGGGCGCTCCCGCTGGACGTCGGGATCCCGGCGGAGGTCTTTCATCCGGACTCGGGATTCCCGTACGAAGTGTCGGCCTGCGGGGTCACTGCGGGAACGGTGCCGTCCCATGGCGGCTTCGGCTACGCGGTCCCGCGGGGCCTCGACGGACTGACCGACGCGGACACGATTGTCGTTCCTGGGTACGCTCCGGCGGGCCGGCCGATACCGGTGGAGGTGCGCGAAGCACTCCGGAGCGCCGCATCCCGTGGGACTCGCATCGCGTCGATCTGCTACGGCGCATTCGCCCTCGCGGATGCCGGCCTGCTCGACGGCCTGCGGGCGACGACGCACTGGGATGCGGCGGAGCAGCTCGCGGAGCGGCATCCGCAGATCACCGTCGAGCCGAACGTGCTCTTCGTCGACGAGGGGTCGATCCTCACCTCGGCGGGGGCCGCCGCCGGTCTCGACCTGTGCCTGCACATCGTCCGGTGCGACCTGGGCGTGAGCGCGGCGAACGAGATCGCACGAGGACTCGTCACCGCGCCCTACCGGACCGGGGGCCAGGCCCAGTACCTGCCGAAGGCCAGCTCGGCAGCCCATGGCGAAACCCTCGCCGCGACGCGCGAATGGGCCATGTCGCGGCTCGGGCAGCCGCTCACGATCGCCGGACTCGCTGCGCACGCGCAGATGTCGCCCCGCACGTTCCTGCGCCGCTTCGCCGAAGAGACCGGCAGTACCCCGCTGCAGTGGATCCTCCGGGCACGGGTCGACACCGCCCGCGAACTCCTGGAGAGCACGCGGTTGTCGGTCGACCGCATCGCGGAGCAGGTCGGCCTGGGAACCGGATCGAACCTCCGACTGCATTTCCGCCGGCTCCTGGACGTGTCCCCCTCGGAGTACCGCGCGACCTTCTCCGGTCGGAGCTGA
- a CDS encoding DUF6131 family protein, with amino-acid sequence MLILGLILLLLGFLLKISILWTIGIVLLVVGAVLFLLGSTGRAVGGRRHWF; translated from the coding sequence ATGCTCATCCTCGGACTGATCCTGTTGTTACTGGGATTCTTGTTGAAGATCTCGATCCTGTGGACGATCGGCATCGTGCTGCTCGTCGTCGGAGCAGTGTTGTTCCTGCTGGGATCGACCGGTCGTGCCGTCGGGGGACGGCGACACTGGTTCTGA
- a CDS encoding FAD-binding oxidoreductase, whose protein sequence is MSVQAYMAAVTCSEVAGELLGSGFSGDVHQPGDAQYDVLRQSVVPTFDSRPLVVAEAGSRADVQAAVRTARRLGLPLAVQATGHGTRVPADGGILLKTTAMTSVLVDPQRKLAKVGPGTRWGAVVDAAGQFGLAPLAGSSRDVGVTGYTLGGGVGWLARKYGFAADSVVRAEVVTADGRLVTASADEHPDLFWALRGGSGNFGIVTSLEFRLYAVPQVHSGTVYFAVDNAAETLKFYRDWSATIPNELSTAILLTRLPGTTTRALAIKASYSGEADLAEHLLKPLFDQAGPILAGELKTTPYGESAMGGTPARYLDLLDTLPDDLLDALAELTYETVEIRHWGGAMAHPGPDAGPVGHREASYSLIIDQEVPTLAPVLRTTGRTFLNFLADPGQAASAYGEADLIRLRAVKRAYDPDNFFHLNHNLTPA, encoded by the coding sequence ATGAGCGTGCAGGCCTACATGGCAGCGGTGACCTGTAGCGAGGTTGCGGGCGAACTGCTCGGTTCGGGGTTCAGTGGCGACGTACACCAGCCAGGGGACGCGCAGTACGACGTACTGCGGCAGTCGGTCGTCCCCACCTTCGACTCTCGCCCGCTGGTCGTGGCGGAGGCCGGCAGTCGAGCAGACGTGCAGGCGGCTGTCCGCACGGCTCGGCGCCTTGGGTTGCCGCTCGCAGTACAGGCGACTGGGCATGGGACGCGAGTGCCGGCTGACGGCGGCATCCTGCTCAAGACCACTGCCATGACGTCGGTACTGGTCGACCCGCAGCGCAAGCTCGCCAAGGTCGGGCCCGGCACCCGCTGGGGCGCAGTGGTCGACGCGGCTGGTCAATTCGGACTAGCGCCGCTGGCAGGCTCCTCGCGGGACGTCGGAGTCACCGGGTACACGCTGGGCGGAGGTGTTGGCTGGCTGGCCCGCAAGTACGGCTTCGCGGCCGACAGCGTGGTCCGAGCCGAGGTCGTCACGGCAGACGGCCGGTTGGTCACCGCGAGCGCCGACGAGCATCCGGACCTGTTCTGGGCGCTCCGCGGCGGCAGCGGCAACTTCGGCATCGTCACCTCACTCGAGTTCCGCCTGTACGCCGTACCGCAAGTGCACTCGGGCACCGTCTACTTCGCCGTCGACAACGCGGCCGAGACGCTCAAGTTCTACCGCGACTGGTCCGCCACCATCCCCAACGAGCTGAGCACCGCCATCCTGCTGACCCGCCTCCCCGGCACAACTACTCGCGCCCTGGCGATCAAGGCCTCGTATTCCGGTGAAGCAGATCTGGCCGAGCACCTGCTCAAGCCGCTGTTCGACCAAGCCGGCCCGATCCTCGCCGGTGAGCTGAAGACCACGCCGTACGGCGAGTCCGCGATGGGCGGCACCCCGGCCCGCTACCTCGACCTGCTCGACACCCTCCCGGACGACCTGCTCGACGCACTGGCCGAGCTCACCTACGAGACCGTCGAGATCCGCCACTGGGGCGGCGCGATGGCTCACCCCGGCCCGGACGCCGGCCCGGTCGGCCACCGCGAGGCGTCGTACTCGCTGATCATCGACCAGGAAGTCCCAACGCTGGCCCCGGTACTACGTACCACCGGCCGCACGTTCCTCAACTTCCTCGCCGACCCCGGCCAGGCAGCGTCGGCGTACGGGGAAGCGGACCTGATCCGCCTCCGCGCGGTGAAGCGCGCCTACGACCCGGACAACTTCTTCCACCTGAACCACAACCTGACGCCGGCCTGA
- a CDS encoding phosphotransferase family protein, with translation MPQTHLVTTQGDLVTKQYVSCPRNEHVREWSALHALPPGLGPKPVSLDLSGLVLVMSWVPGQPLAGALTPGQLDGLEVALRALWAQPADALEPIGVPELLARVRTAIASYRGEGVVGEAHDAAAAWLDGGEVERLLLPGVPVIGHGDPNLSNYLWDGARVRIVDFEDAGVSDLAVELANLVEHIAGRGTDWSGFADRFTVDQRRLLSARRLWACFWLTLLRPGEPAESRNSPGTGLLQSQRVLRLLAR, from the coding sequence ATGCCTCAGACGCACTTGGTGACCACGCAGGGCGACCTGGTCACCAAGCAGTACGTCTCCTGCCCCCGCAACGAGCACGTCCGCGAGTGGTCAGCGCTGCACGCCCTACCCCCGGGTCTCGGGCCGAAACCGGTGTCGCTGGACCTAAGCGGTCTAGTGCTGGTGATGTCCTGGGTGCCGGGTCAGCCGCTGGCCGGTGCGCTCACGCCTGGTCAACTGGATGGGCTCGAGGTGGCTCTACGGGCACTGTGGGCTCAGCCGGCAGATGCGCTGGAGCCCATCGGGGTGCCGGAGCTGCTGGCTCGGGTGAGGACCGCCATCGCGTCGTACCGCGGGGAGGGGGTTGTCGGAGAAGCGCATGACGCGGCTGCGGCTTGGCTCGATGGTGGCGAGGTCGAGCGGTTGCTGCTGCCCGGCGTACCGGTGATCGGGCATGGTGATCCCAACCTGTCGAACTATCTGTGGGACGGGGCGCGCGTGCGGATCGTCGACTTCGAGGACGCTGGCGTGAGCGACCTGGCGGTCGAACTGGCCAACCTGGTCGAGCACATTGCTGGCCGGGGTACCGACTGGAGTGGCTTCGCCGATCGCTTCACCGTCGACCAGCGACGACTGCTCAGCGCGCGGCGGCTGTGGGCGTGCTTCTGGCTGACGCTGCTGCGTCCGGGTGAGCCGGCCGAAAGCCGAAACTCACCGGGGACGGGGTTGCTCCAGAGTCAGCGCGTGTTGCGCTTGCTGGCGAGGTAG
- a CDS encoding MFS transporter translates to MPNDPKRWFALALLCLTGFMIILDASIVLVAVPSIERELTFSAGGVQWVPSGYALMFGGLLLLGGRVSDLLGRRRVLIAGLILFAASSLLCGFAWTGDALVVARGLQGIAAAVLAPSALSIVMTTFPDGADRNKALGIWGATSGVGGTAGSLIGGPVTDGLGWQWIFFINVPVCVLVIALAPVLLKDSRGPGRRGFDLAGAVTVTAALIVLVYAVIEAPASSAARTTLLALAAIALFALFVLIEKRSAAPLVPLRIFRSRAVVGGNLIGMTWGMAAFGLSFVYTQYAQLALGASAIRYGLMSSVLAAAAVGGSIAGQNLVTRVGPRPVAAVSLILAGLGSTVMSLLSASSGYFEVAFWGLILFGTGLGAGSVAGSIAALSEVAEQDSGVASGLQNASFQIGGAMGIAILSAVAVGHTDGLTPAALVSGYQVAFAACWAFVAVGLVGAGLLVSRKRAAVPESVTTGV, encoded by the coding sequence ATGCCCAACGATCCGAAGCGCTGGTTCGCGCTCGCCCTGCTCTGCCTGACGGGATTCATGATCATCCTGGACGCGTCGATCGTGCTCGTCGCGGTGCCGTCGATCGAACGGGAGCTGACGTTCTCCGCCGGGGGCGTGCAGTGGGTGCCGAGTGGATATGCGCTGATGTTCGGCGGGCTCTTGCTGCTCGGCGGCCGGGTGTCGGACCTGCTGGGCCGGCGACGCGTCCTGATCGCCGGGCTGATCCTCTTCGCCGCGTCCTCGCTGCTGTGCGGCTTCGCCTGGACAGGGGACGCGCTGGTGGTCGCACGCGGCCTGCAGGGCATCGCTGCCGCGGTACTGGCTCCTAGTGCGCTGTCCATCGTGATGACGACATTCCCAGACGGCGCCGACCGGAACAAGGCGTTGGGGATCTGGGGAGCGACCAGCGGAGTCGGCGGTACCGCGGGGTCCCTGATCGGCGGGCCGGTCACCGACGGGCTCGGCTGGCAGTGGATCTTCTTCATCAACGTGCCCGTCTGCGTGCTGGTGATCGCCCTCGCTCCCGTACTGCTCAAGGACAGCCGGGGACCAGGCCGACGCGGCTTCGACCTTGCCGGCGCGGTCACGGTGACCGCCGCGCTGATCGTTCTCGTGTACGCCGTGATCGAGGCGCCGGCATCGTCAGCCGCTCGGACCACCTTGCTGGCCCTCGCCGCCATCGCGCTCTTCGCGTTGTTCGTGCTGATCGAGAAGCGTTCGGCGGCGCCGCTGGTGCCGTTGCGCATCTTCCGGTCCCGGGCGGTGGTGGGCGGCAACCTGATCGGGATGACCTGGGGAATGGCCGCGTTCGGGCTGAGCTTCGTCTACACGCAGTACGCGCAACTGGCGCTGGGGGCGTCGGCGATCCGGTACGGGCTGATGTCGTCGGTGCTCGCGGCCGCGGCGGTCGGCGGCTCGATCGCCGGGCAGAACCTGGTCACGCGAGTCGGACCGCGCCCGGTCGCGGCCGTGTCGCTGATCCTGGCCGGTCTCGGCAGCACGGTGATGTCGCTCCTGTCGGCCTCGTCCGGGTACTTCGAGGTCGCGTTCTGGGGATTGATCCTCTTCGGTACGGGCCTGGGCGCGGGGTCGGTGGCCGGGTCGATCGCGGCTCTGAGCGAGGTGGCCGAGCAGGACTCCGGAGTGGCGTCCGGGCTGCAGAACGCGTCTTTCCAGATCGGCGGGGCGATGGGGATCGCGATCCTGTCGGCGGTGGCCGTCGGGCATACCGACGGGTTGACGCCGGCAGCGCTGGTGTCGGGGTACCAGGTTGCCTTCGCCGCCTGCTGGGCGTTCGTTGCCGTCGGTCTGGTCGGCGCCGGCCTGCTGGTCAGCAGGAAGCGTGCCGCAGTCCCTGAATCGGTGACCACCGGTGTGTGA